The following proteins are encoded in a genomic region of Nicotiana sylvestris chromosome 4, ASM39365v2, whole genome shotgun sequence:
- the LOC138890411 gene encoding uncharacterized protein, with the protein MAEYEACILGLRLAIDMNVQELLVIGDSGFLVHQVLGEWATKNTKILPYLHYVQEFMKRFIKIEFKHVPRIQNEFTDALATLSSMIQHPYKNFIDPIPVGIQSQLAYFAHVEEETDENPWFHDIKEYLTKGEYPEHTNHT; encoded by the coding sequence ATGGCAGAATACGaggcctgcatcttaggactcaggttagccattgacatgaacgttcaggaactactggtaattggtgattcaggCTTTTTGGTACATCAGGTTCTAGGAGAATGGGCTACAAAGAAtaccaagatattgccatatttgcaCTATGTACAAGAATTTATGAAGAGATTcataaagatagaattcaaacatgttccaaggattcagaatgagttcaccgatgcattggctactttatcttccatgatacaacacccatacaagaatttcatcgaccCTATCCCAGTAGGAATCCAAAGTCAGCTGGCTTATtttgctcatgtcgaagaagaaacCGATGAAaatccatggttccacgacatcaaagaatatctaacaaaaggagaatacccggagcacaCAAATCATActtag
- the LOC138890412 gene encoding uncharacterized protein, producing the protein MVEELKKLNSKVQSVEGGKGIEGLNYDDLCIQPDVELLEGYKPPKFEIFDGTGDPKMHLRTYCDKLVGVGKDERIRMKLFMRSLTGDALSWYISQNPKKWVSWVSMTSDFTDRFRFNTKNAPDVFYIQNHKNKPIETFCAYATRWRFEAAKVRLALEEEWMNKFFVKDQDLQYYERLMVIENHKFSDIIKLGERIEEGIKSGMVTNFEALQATNKALQSGGISKKKEVRAVMVTQGPKSSLTYQTPLPTYRPSHPDTNKLPPLITYITPS; encoded by the coding sequence atggtggaagaactcaagaagcttaATAGCAAAGTTCAAAGCGTCGAAGGTGGCAAAGGCATTGAGGGTCTGAATTATGATGATTTGTGTATTCAGCCAGATGTAGAATTGTTGGAAGgctacaaacctcctaagtttgagatatTTGATGGAACAGGTGATCCAAAAATGCATTTGAGAAcgtattgtgacaagcttgtaggggttggaaaggatgaaagaattcgtatgaagttgttcatgaggagtctcaCTGGAGACGccctatcttggtacatcagtcagAACCCAAAGAAATGGGTTAGTTGGGTGAGCATGACGTCAGATTTTACGGaccggttcaggtttaacacgaaaaatgcaccagatgttttctacattcaaaatCATAAGAATAAGCCAATTGAAACTTTCTGCGcgtatgctactcggtggaggtTTGAAGCCGCAAAGGTAAGGCTAGCACTAGAAGAAGAATGGATGAATAAGTTCTTCGTCAAAGATCAGGATctgcaatactatgaaaggttgatggttattgaaaaccataagttctctgatatcatcaaattgggagaaagaatagaagaagggATTAAGagcgggatggtgacaaattttgaagCACTCCAGGCTACAAACAAAGCCTTGCAGTCAGGTGGTATTTCCAAAAAGAAGGAAGTAAGGGCGGTGATGGTGACCCAAGGTCCAAAGTCTtctctcacataccaaacacccctACCTACATATCGGCCTTCACACCCAGATACCAACAAGCTGCCGCCACTTATCACATATATAACACCCAGCTAG